The stretch of DNA TCGATGTCCGCGCTGGCGTACGGCCTGGACAAATTTCCGGAATCGCGTGCGAAACTAGAGGCGGACCCGACGCTGATCCCCAACGCGGTAAGCGAGATCCTCCGCTGGCAGACACCGCTCGCACATATGCGGCGAACCGCAACGGCGGATGCGGAATTGATGGGGCAGCAAATCAGGGCGGGGGACAAGCTCGCGCTCTGGTACATCTCGGCAAACCGCGACGAGAGCGTGTTCGGCGACGATGCAGACGTGATCGTGGTGGATCGGCCGAACGCGCGACGGCATCTGGCGTTCGGGCACGGCATCCACCGCTGCGTCGGCGCACGGCTGGCCGAAATGCAGATCGCGATTTTGCTGGAGGAAATGGCGGCGCGGCGAATGCGGATCAACGTGCTGGCGGAGCCTACGCGGGTCGCCGCGTGCTTCGTGCACGGGTATCGGACGCTGCCGGTCGAAATCAGCAAATACTGACGGCCGACCCCGTCATCCTGGCTCGACCAAGGATACAGAGCCACGCATGGCGCGCCCGATACTCTGGATCCTGACTTTCGTGAGGATGACGGGGCCTGTGTCGCATCCTGTTCGCCGACGGAATCGTACTTATATCATGTCCATGACCAACACGTCCCCAGATCGCCGCGCTTTCCTCACGCTTGCCGGGGCGGGTGTCGCCGGCTTTGCGCTATGGGGATGTTCGTCGCAGCCTGCGCAGGCGGCCGAGCGGTTCGAGGTCAACCTGACCGACGCGCAGTGGCGGAAGAAGCTGTCGCCGGATGCGTATAATACGTTGCGCAAGGAGGGCACCGAGCGGCCCTATTCCAGCCCGCTGAACGGCGAGCATCGCGCGGGGATCTTCTCGTGCGGCGGGTGTGCGTTGCCGGCGTTTTCGTCGAAGACCAAGTTCGAGAGTGGGACGGGGTGGCCGAGCTTCTGGCAGCCGTTGCCTAACGCGGTGCGGACGCGGGTGGATTCGACGCTGGGGATGGCGCGGACCGAGGTGCATTGTCGGCGGTGCGGGGGGCATTTGGGGCACGTGTTCGATGATGGGCCCAAGCCGACGGGCAAGCGGTATTGCATGAATGGCGATGCGCTGACGTTTAGGGCTGCTTGAGGGCGCTCGACCTGAGGTGGCCACCACGTATCTTACTAAGCACGTAAGACTTGTTCTCCCGCGAAGGCGGGAGTCCAGACTGGGCTCCCGCCTTCGCGGGAGAACAAGGTGGCGGACGTAGCGGCTATTGGGAGCTAGCTCGCTCAAATAGTTCTCACACCACCCTCCCCTCAACACCTCCCCGGCGAAGGCCGGGGTCCAGTTGGGAGACGTCGCTAACGGGGGTGGCGCGCTGTTACAGCGACCTTTCCAACTGGGCCCCGGCCTCCGCCGGGGAGGCGTTTATCGGGTTAGATTGCTGCGCTTGGCTGTCCCGGATAGCTCAGGCGTGGCCCAATGGCTATTTGTCGTCGACGTCGGAATAGCCTGGCATCACCCTGCAAAACCCAAACCTCAGTTCGCCTCGTTCACCAGCGTGAAGATGCCGCGGGGATCGGTTGGGCCGTGCTGGATCGTCGCAAGCTGTGCGGCGTTGGCGCGCTGCGTTGCGGTGATGGTGCGGGTGGCGCTGGCCATCTGATACGAGGGCTGCGCATCGAGCGTGTCGCCGGCAGGCGCGTGGCCCGAATAGATGAAGCCCTTGGTCGGATAAGCCGAGGTGCCGAGGCCGCCCTGCGGGCCGTACCAGACCTTGACCATGCTCCAGTCGCCGGCATCGGAAACATCGACCGCGCGGACGTTGGTCTCGACGGCACCGCGACGCGACCAGTTGGCGTGGGTAAGGAGGACTTCGCGGTCGCTGACGACCTTCGAGACCATCGCGACATGGCCGACGCGCATCCGCGAGGTCGGCGAGAAGGCGAGGACGGAGCCGGCCTTCGGGGTGTGGCCGCGCTCGTAGCGACCCTCGGCCTGGCTCCACCAAGTGTTTGCGTTGCCACGGATTTCGATGCCGGACACCGAGCGGGCGAACGTGACACACTGCCAGAACTGGGCTGCTGCCGGTGTGGCCGTCATCAGGCCGCACGATACCACCAGCGCAAAACGCGCTGCTAACGCCTTGAAATTCATCGAGACCCCCCGGCCAAAACCCGTTCGTCACAGTCTGGCTACGGGAGGTTCGAATTAATTGAAACCCGGTCGGGAACCATATCCGACGAAGCGTGTTACCGCGCCGACCAACGCCCCGAACATGGCTCCGTAAGGCTCAGTTCATCAGTTTCCAGCCGGTTATGCGATCCACCGTGACCTGCGTGACCGCATGATAGCCCGGCCGCGCCTTGCCGTAGATGTCCATCGCCAGCTTGTGGCCCCAGTCGCCCGAGTCCATCATCTGCTGGAACAGCGGCGCGACGAACTTGCGCCTCCCCTGCGAGGTCAGGAACTGCTCGGCCGAGGCGTCGGCGGGCGCATAGTGATTGGCAAGTGCGAGTTGCAGCCAGGCGAAGCGGATTTCCGAATTGCCGGTGGTGTTCCAGCCGAACGCGTCGTCGAGCGTCTTCAACCGCTCGGCCGGGAGTTTGCGCGGGAGTTGCGTGATGAAGCGCGTGATCTCCTGCGTGGTCGCTTTTCCGGGAACCGCGGACACCGGTCCACCCGCTGCGTACGCCTTGGCCGCCGCATCGACCGCAGGGAACGCGGCGGACGTTATGTGAACCGCGTTCGCCGGGATGCCGGGTTGGTAGACCCAGGGGTCGACGCCGATCGTCTTCGCCTCCGCGGGGGTCAGCAGCTTCGACTTGAGGTCGGCGAGGAAGCCGGCGCTGGTCTGCGGCTGGAAGGCGTGGCGGTCGAAATAGCTGCGGAGGTATGCGTCCCACCGCGCGCGGCCGACCTGTTTCTCGATCGTACGGAGGAAGGCCGCGCCCTTGTCATAGGCGATCTGCGTCATGCCGTCGTCGGGATCGCGCGAGGCGTCTAGCTCGAGGTGGAGTTGCGTGTCCTTCGCGGCGGGGCCGCCGGCCTCCTTCACCGCGGCGAGCATGTCGGTCCAGGCGAGGTCGGCCTCCATGTCGGCGCGGCGCTTGCCGTAGAGTGCCTCCATGATCCGGTTCTCGAAATAGCTGGTGAAGCCTTCGTTGAGCCAGAAATCGTCCCACGTCGCGTTCGTCACGAGGTTGCCGGACCAGCTGTGCGCGAGTTCGTGCGCGATCAGCGAGACGAGGCTGCGGTCGCCGGCGATCGCGGTCGGCGTGGCGAAGGTGAGCGTCGGGTTCTCCATGCCGCCGAACGGGAACGACGGCGGCAGGACCAGCACGTCGTAGCGGCCCCAGCGATACGGGCCGTACAGACCCTCGGCGGCGGCGACGAACTTCTCCAGCTCGCCGAATTCATACGCGGCCTTGGCGAGCGTCGCGGGTTCGGCCCAGATGCCGGTGCGCGGGCCCGTGGACTTGAACGCGATGTCGCCGACCGCGAGCGCGATCAGGTACGGCGCGACGGGCTTGTCCATCTTGTATGCGAAGGTGCAGCGGTCTGCGGTGCAGGTTTTACCCGCAGCATCGGCGACACGGTCCCCGCTCATCACCGCGGTCAGCTGCTTGGGGACGGCGATCTTGGCTTCCCAGGTCTGGCGGATGCCGGGGGAGTCCTGCGTCGGAATCCAGCTGCGGTTGAGGATCGCCTCGCCCTGGCTGAACAGGAAGGGCTGTTTCTTGCCCGCGGTCTGCGCGGGGGTGAGCCATTGCAGCGCTTTCGCGTCGGGCGACGAGGCGTAGGCGATGCGGATCTTCTTCGCGCCGTTCAGCGTGACGGTCAGCGGTGCGCCGTGGATCTTGTCGACCGCGGCGACTTCATAGGGCAGCGGCTTGCCGGCCATGTCGGTGATGTTGACGATCTTGAGGCCGTTGTCGTCGAGCACGACCTGTTTGGCGCCGGGGGCCGCGAGGATGTCGAGGGTGGCGATGCCGCGGATGACGTGGGTGTCGAAGTCGGCGGCGAGATCTAGCGCGACGTGCGTGACGCGGGCTTCGGTGGGGCGGGCATAGCTGTGCGGGTCGCGTGCGTCGGGGGTGGTGAGGATCGGGGCGATCGTCTGGGCGGCTGCGGGCGATGCGAGGACGAGCGTCAGGGCGGTGGCTAGTGCGGGGATGCGCATGGGAACTCCGATGGTGCCGTTCCAAGGGAAAGGCCAAGCGTCGGTCCTACCGCCCTGCCACTCTCACTGGAAGAGCGGCGGTCATCGTTGTACTCCCCTCCCTGGAAGGGAGGGGTTGGGGGTGGGTTGGCCTATTGGCTGACGAAGCGCTTCCCCAGCGGCCGACCCACCCCCGGCCCCTCCCTTCCAGGGAGGGGTGAAGAGTTAGGGCGTGGTCGTCGGACCCGCTGCCAGCCTTGCCAGCCTTGCTTCGTGCTCCACCCGCCCGAACGGGAAGCGCGAGAAGAAGAACGCCGACACGCAGGCTAGCGCGATGTAGAGCCCCGCGTAGATCAGCGTGAGGCGGTCGATCGTCCCGACCGGCACCGTGCCCGGCGTAGCCTTGGCCGGGAAGCCCGCCACCGCGAGGATCATGCCCGCGAAGAATATCCCGATCCCGCTCGTGCATTTCTGGACGAAGAACGAGCCCGCGAAGAACACGCCTTCGGACCGCCGGCCCGTCTTCGCCTCCGAATCCTCGACCACGTCCGCCATCATCGACGCGCCAAGGATGAACCCGGTGACGTTCGACGCGGTGCCGAGGATGAAGAACCCGAACAGCATCGGCAACAGCGTGGACTCGCCGACCTCCGGAAACACGCCGAGCATGCGCAGCCAATAGGGCGTGGTATTGAGCGCCGCACCGCATAACACCGCGGTCATCGCCGCCTTGGGCTTGCTGGCCGACTTTCCGAGCCGGGGCGCCGCCAGAAATGCGAGAAAGACGCCCGAAAACAACGCGATGGTCAGATATACGAAGGTCGGGCCCTTGAAGCCCCATACGTAGATATAGAGGTAATTCGACATCGCGTAGCTGATGCCCTGGATCGTGTAGGCGCAGACGCCCGCCGCCATGAGGATCGCAAAGGCGCGGTTCTTCACCGTTTCGCGCAGTTCGGCGAAGGAATCGCGCAGGGTCTGGCGGGCGATCGGGGCGTTGGGGAGATGCTTGATCTCGTGGTGCGTGCCGAGCGCCGACACGAGGATCGCGACGCCGATGAGCAGCGCGCCCGCGAGCGCGAAGCCGCTGTAACCGGCGCGGTTGAGCAGGCCATTGGGGAACGCGGCGGTGGGCGCGAGGAAATATTTGTACGCGGACAGCAGCATCAGCAACCCGCCGACCCAGCCGAACAGATAACGATACGCCATGATCCGCGTGCGCTCGTCATAGCCGGAGGTGAGCTCGGGGGTCAGCGCGACCGAGGGGACCTCGTAGCAACTCACCGCGCTGCGCACGAGCACCGCCATCACGAACAGCCAGATCAGCGTCTGCGGCTCCGACATCACCGAGGGCGGGTTCCACAGCAGCAGCCAGCCGATCATGATCGGCAGCGCAGATGCGTACATCCACGGATGCCGCCTGCCCCACTTCGTCCGCGTGCGATCGGAGAAGAAGCCGACCGCCGGGTCGACGAACGCGTCGATCAGCAGCGCCATCATGATGACGAGGCCGACGGTGGCGGAGGGCAGCCCGACGACCTGATTGTAGAACAACAGCAGGAACGTGCCGAACCCGGCGTCCTTCACCCCGTAAGCTACCGCGCCGAAGCCGTAGCTCGCCATCGTGCCGTTCGAGAGGCGGCGGCCCTGAGCGCTCATGACGCGGCGGTCATTTCAGTTTGTCGAGAATTGCGAACAGCGAGGGTTGCGCAGGGTCCCAGCTCGGCCGCGTGCCGATCGTCATGCCCCCGTCGACCAGGATGTGCGTGCCGGTGATGAAGCTCGCATCGTCGCTGGCG from Sphingomonas faeni encodes:
- a CDS encoding M1 family metallopeptidase, producing the protein MRIPALATALTLVLASPAAAQTIAPILTTPDARDPHSYARPTEARVTHVALDLAADFDTHVIRGIATLDILAAPGAKQVVLDDNGLKIVNITDMAGKPLPYEVAAVDKIHGAPLTVTLNGAKKIRIAYASSPDAKALQWLTPAQTAGKKQPFLFSQGEAILNRSWIPTQDSPGIRQTWEAKIAVPKQLTAVMSGDRVADAAGKTCTADRCTFAYKMDKPVAPYLIALAVGDIAFKSTGPRTGIWAEPATLAKAAYEFGELEKFVAAAEGLYGPYRWGRYDVLVLPPSFPFGGMENPTLTFATPTAIAGDRSLVSLIAHELAHSWSGNLVTNATWDDFWLNEGFTSYFENRIMEALYGKRRADMEADLAWTDMLAAVKEAGGPAAKDTQLHLELDASRDPDDGMTQIAYDKGAAFLRTIEKQVGRARWDAYLRSYFDRHAFQPQTSAGFLADLKSKLLTPAEAKTIGVDPWVYQPGIPANAVHITSAAFPAVDAAAKAYAAGGPVSAVPGKATTQEITRFITQLPRKLPAERLKTLDDAFGWNTTGNSEIRFAWLQLALANHYAPADASAEQFLTSQGRRKFVAPLFQQMMDSGDWGHKLAMDIYGKARPGYHAVTQVTVDRITGWKLMN
- the msrB gene encoding peptide-methionine (R)-S-oxide reductase MsrB; the encoded protein is MTNTSPDRRAFLTLAGAGVAGFALWGCSSQPAQAAERFEVNLTDAQWRKKLSPDAYNTLRKEGTERPYSSPLNGEHRAGIFSCGGCALPAFSSKTKFESGTGWPSFWQPLPNAVRTRVDSTLGMARTEVHCRRCGGHLGHVFDDGPKPTGKRYCMNGDALTFRAA
- a CDS encoding CHAP domain-containing protein, yielding MNFKALAARFALVVSCGLMTATPAAAQFWQCVTFARSVSGIEIRGNANTWWSQAEGRYERGHTPKAGSVLAFSPTSRMRVGHVAMVSKVVSDREVLLTHANWSRRGAVETNVRAVDVSDAGDWSMVKVWYGPQGGLGTSAYPTKGFIYSGHAPAGDTLDAQPSYQMASATRTITATQRANAAQLATIQHGPTDPRGIFTLVNEAN
- a CDS encoding MFS transporter, whose amino-acid sequence is MSAQGRRLSNGTMASYGFGAVAYGVKDAGFGTFLLLFYNQVVGLPSATVGLVIMMALLIDAFVDPAVGFFSDRTRTKWGRRHPWMYASALPIMIGWLLLWNPPSVMSEPQTLIWLFVMAVLVRSAVSCYEVPSVALTPELTSGYDERTRIMAYRYLFGWVGGLLMLLSAYKYFLAPTAAFPNGLLNRAGYSGFALAGALLIGVAILVSALGTHHEIKHLPNAPIARQTLRDSFAELRETVKNRAFAILMAAGVCAYTIQGISYAMSNYLYIYVWGFKGPTFVYLTIALFSGVFLAFLAAPRLGKSASKPKAAMTAVLCGAALNTTPYWLRMLGVFPEVGESTLLPMLFGFFILGTASNVTGFILGASMMADVVEDSEAKTGRRSEGVFFAGSFFVQKCTSGIGIFFAGMILAVAGFPAKATPGTVPVGTIDRLTLIYAGLYIALACVSAFFFSRFPFGRVEHEARLARLAAGPTTTP